The Podospora pseudopauciseta strain CBS 411.78 chromosome 2 map unlocalized CBS411.78m_2, whole genome shotgun sequence genome has a window encoding:
- the ARB1 gene encoding ABC transporter ATP-binding protein arb1 (COG:S; EggNog:ENOG503NUDQ; BUSCO:EOG092614E6), whose product MAPSSSKEKRLAKRAAEGKEKKTVASRSKANSKTASAAASVNGDEPELDAHGNPIVSDEPATSADKMDEVKRLADQMDKHGLSDRVTTGVLASTAASKDVKITSTSLVFHGRVLIQDGTLELTMGRRYGLLGENGCGKSTLLKAIAAREYPIPEHVDIYLLNEGAPPSELGALEWVVKEAENEMDRLDKLAEKLLEEEGPESPVLMDLYEHMDKMDPSTFATRAALILTGLGFNKVTIHKKTKDMSGGWRMRVALGKALFVRPSLLLLDDPTAHLDLEACVWLEEYLKKWDRTLVLVSHSMDFLNGVCTNMIDMREKKLLYYGGNYDSYIKTRSEQETNQAKAYQKQQDEIAHIKKFIASAGTYANLVRQAKSRQKILDKMEADGFIQPVHQDRVFTFRFADVEKLPPPVLSFDDVSFSYSGDAKDDLYKHIDLGFDMDSRTALVGPNGVGKSTLLRLMTGKLSPREGVVSRHTHLKLGLYSQHSAEQLDLTKSALDFVRDKYSDKSQDYQYWRQQLGKYGLSGESQTSLIGTLSDGQRSRIVFALLAIESPNMLLLDEPTNGLDIPTIDSLADAINAYSGGVIVVSHDFRLLDKIAKQILVCENKTIKQWDGSIGDYKNYLRKKMVASGAV is encoded by the exons ATGGCTCCCTCGTCGTCCAAGGAAAAGCGTCTGGCGAAGCGTGCCGCTGAGggcaaggagaagaagactgtTGCCTCGCGCTCCAAGGCCAACTCAAAGACTGCCAGCGCTGCCGCTTCCGTCAACGGCGATGAGCCTGAACTCGACGCCCATGGCAACCCCATCGTGTCGGACGAGCCAGCCACCTCGGCCGACAAGATGGATGAAGTAAAGCGCCTTGCCGACCAGATGGACAAGCATGGACTTTCCGACCGTGTCACCACTGGTGTTCTGGCCTCTACCGCCGCCAGCAAGGACGTCAAGATCACCAGTACCAGTTTGGTGTTCCATGGCCGTGTGCTCATTCAAGATGGCACTCTGGAATTGACCATGGGCCGCCGGTACGGTCTGTTGGGTGAGAACGGTTGCGGCAAAAGTACCCTCCTCAAGGCTATCGCTGCCCGCGAGTATCCCATTCCAGAACACGTTGATATCTACCTTCTGAACGAGGGCGCTCCCCCATCAGAGCTGGGTGCTTTGGAGTGGGTCgtcaaggaggccgagaacgAGATGGACCGTCTCGATAAGTTGGCCGAGAAGCTCCTCGAAGAGGAGGGCCCCGAGTCTCCTGTCCTGATGGATCTTTATGAG CACATGGACAAGATGGATCCCTCCACCTTCGCTACCCGCGCTGCCCTCATTCTTACCGGTCTGGGCTTCAACAAGGTCACCATCCacaagaagaccaaggacATGTCCggtgggtggaggatgcGTGTCGCCCTTGGCAAGGCTCTTTTCGTGAGAccttcccttctccttctcgacgACCCCACGGCCCATTTGGATCTTGAGGCCTGCGTGTGGCTGGAGGAATACCTCAAGAAGTGGGACCGCACTCTTGTCTTGGTTTCCCACTCCATGGATTTCCTCAACGGTGTGTGCACAAACATGATCGAcatgagggagaagaagctgctcTACTATGGCGGTAACTACGACTCGTACATCAAGACCCGCTCCGAACAGGAGACCAACCAGGCGAAGGCGTACCAGAAGCAGCAAGACGAAATCGCACACATCAAGAAGTTCATTGCCAGTGCTGGTACCTACGCCAACTTGGTCAGACAAGCAAAGTCTCGTCAAAAGATCTTGGACAAGATGGAGGCCGATGGTTTCATCCAGCCCGTCCACCAGGACAGAGTCTTCACCTTCCGTTTCGCCGATGTCGAGAAGCTGCCTCCCCCAGTTCTGTCTTTCGACGATGTCAGCTTCTCCTACTCGGGAGATGCCAAGGATGATTTGTACAAGCACATCGACCTCGGTTTCGACATGGACTCCCGTACTGCCTTGGTCGGGCCCAACGGTGTTGGCAAGTCTACTCTTCTCCGGCTGATGACTGGCAAGCTTTCTCCTAGAGAAGGTGTGGTGTCGCGTCACACTCACTTGAAGCTGGGTCTGTACTCGCAGCACTCGGCGGAGCAGCTTGATCTCACAAAGTCTGCTTTGGACTTTGTGCGTGACAAGTACTCGGATAAATCCCAAGACTACCAGTACTGGAGACAGCAGCTGGGCAAGTATGGTCTTTCGGGCGAGTCTCAGACTTCTCTGATCGGTACCCTGTCTGACGGACAACGGTCCCGTATCGTGTTCGCTCTGTTGGCCATTGAAAGCCCCAacatgttgttgctggacGAGCCTACCAACGGTCTTGATATTCCCACTATTGACAGTTTGGCGGATGCCATCAACGCTTACAGCGGAGGTGTCATTGTCGTCAGTCACGATTTCAG ACTACTCGACAAGATTGCCAAGCAGATTCTCGTGTGCGAGAACAAGACCATTAAGCAATGGGATGGTTCGATCGGCGACTACAAGAACTATCTTCGCAAGAAGATGGTGGCTTCGGGCGCTGTCTGA